Within the Pseudomonas chlororaphis subsp. aurantiaca genome, the region CGAAGTTGGCCATGATGTTCACCGCCACGGTGACGATCAGGAACGCCAGGCAGCCGAGTACCAGAAAGAAGGTATTGGGGATCGAGGCGATGATTTCGGTCGGGCTTTCGATGATCTTGCCGTTGATCTGGAACTGCGCGCCGCAGAGCAATACGGTGATGGCCGCGAACACCAGGATGTTCACCGGCAGCCCCCAGAAGTTGCCGACCTTGATGGTCCGGCGGCAGGGCGAGGAGCGGGCGAAGTCGCAGAAGTTGAGGATCAGCGTGCCGTAGATCGCCAGCCACAGCGCACCGCCGGCGAAGATCTGGCGCCACATCTCGCCACCGCTCAGCGGCTCGTGGATCGACCAGGCGATGCGGGCGTTGGCCTGGGTGAACATCCAGGCGGCGAGGGCAGCAACGGTCACCAGGATCACCGGGCCGGCGAAGGCCTCGTAGCGCCGGACCATTTCCATGCCGTAGGCGAGGATCGCCAGCTGGACCAGCCAGATCGCCACGAAACACACCCAGCCCAGGCTCGACAGGCCGAGGATCGAGTTGTGGTCGTAGTCGGCGAAGCCGGGATGGATGGCCGTGAGCAATACCCGGAACACCACCGAGGCCAGGTAGGTCTGGATGCCGAACCAGGCAATGGCGATCACCGCGCGGATCAGCGCCGGAATCTGCGCGCCATGGATGCCGAAGCTGATACGGCTGATCACCGGGAAGGGCACGCCGGTCTTCTGGCCCATATAGCCGGACAGGTTCATGAAGAAGTACACCAGCGCCGCGCCGATCCCCAGGGACAAGAGGATCTGCCAGCCGCCCAGGCCCAGGGCGTACAGGCCGATGGCGAAGGAGTAATTGGCGATGTTGTGTACGTCGTTGGTCCACAGGGCAAAGATGCTGTAGCCGCCCCAGCGCCGGCCTTCGACCTTGGTCGGCGCCAGGTCGCGGTTGTGCAGGCGTGGGCTGAGGTCGACCGTGGCGGCGGTGCCGGGGTCGAGGTTGGCGTGGGAGGAGGGCAAATCCAGTGCGATGTTGTTGGCAAGGCTTGTACGCATTCCGGCAGGCTCCTGATCGCGGACCAGCGCTGACTGTGCTTGAGCGCAAGGCTCGGCAGTCTTCGGCGCGGGTCCGGGAATCACTGGGTTCTGGGCATCTGCAGGCGGATTCGGGAACCCGGCTTGCGGATGTAAGTTGTATGTATTTTTTATTTAATTTGTATACAAGATGCGAGGCGACTTAAGCCACTTCCGTGCCAGAACCCAATCTAAGCAAATGGCCGATAATTTCGGTTTGTTCTTAATAATTTCTAAGTGACTGAAACTGCGAAACTATAAATTGACCGATTGAACAGGTATTTATTTTTCGTGGGGCGAGGTGTGAGAGACGCTGCCTGGCGATGCAGGGCGCGAGGTGTAACTTTTTGGGGCATTGAAGCAGAAAGTGCACACAAAAATGGCACCTGTAGTGACGCTTGTGTGTACAGAGTTGTCGCCGCTGTAGGAGCGAAGCTTGCTCGCGAGACGGCGTACCTGACACACCGCTTCGCTCCTACAGACCAGAGGAAAGAGGAATGGGGGGCTTTAGCCCTTGCTGATGATATTGCCGGCGTGCAGGCCGCATTCCTTCTGCGTGGCTTCTTCCCACCACCAGCGGCCTTCGCGCTCGTGCTGGTTCGGCAGCACCGGACGGGTGCAAGGCTCGCAGCCGATGCTGATGAAGCCGCGCTCGTGCAGGCTGTTGTACGGCAGCTCGAGCATGCGAATGTAACCCCAGATCTCTTCGCTGGTCATCTGCGCCAGCGGGTTGAACTTGTACAAGGTGCGTTCCGGGGTGGAGAAGGCGCTGTCGATCTCCAGCACCGCCACTTGGCTGCGGGTGCCCGGGCTCTGGTCGCGGCGCTGGCCGGTGGCCCAGGCGCTGACGGTGGACAGCTTGCGGCGCAGCGGTTCGATCTTGCGGATACCGCAGCACTCGCCGTGGCCGTCCTTGTAGAAGCTGAACAGGCCTTTCTCCTTGACGAAGGGGTCGAGCTTGGCGTGGTCCGGCGAAACCACCTCGATGTCGATCTTGTAGTGCTCGCGTACCTGCTCGATGAAACGATAGGTTTCCGGGTGCAGGCGACCGGTGTCGAGGCTGAAGACCTTGACGTTCTTGTTCAGCTTCCAGGCCATGTCCACCAGCACCACATCCTCGGCGCCACTGAAAGAGATCCACAGGTCATCGCCAAACTCGGCAAAGGCCAGCTTGAGAATGTCCTGGGCGGATTTTTGGGCATAGGTCGCGGCGAGTTCAGCGACATTGAACGATGGGCTCATCAGGGCGGTTTCCTACAGGTCGGTGGCGCTGAGCGCTCTAGATACAGGCGATGGTAACAAAATCCGCCCCCGGCTGGCGCGCTCCTTGCGTTGCGTGGGTTGGGGCGAATCGCTAGAGTTCGGCAGTCCTTTTGCTCGCTCGAATAACCAATACAAATGGGAGTGTCTCGTGGAAATTGCCTGTCTCGACCTGGAAGGTGTACTGGTCCCGGAAATCTGGATCGCCTTTGCCGAAAAAACCGGGATTGAATCCCTCAAGGCGACCACCCGGGATATCCCCGATTACGATGTGCTGATGAAGCAGCGCCTGCGGATTCTCGACGAGCACGGCCTGAAGCTCTCGGACATTCAGGAAGTGATCGCCACCCTCAAGCCGCTGGACGGCGCCATCGAGTTCGTCGACTGGCTGCGCGAGCGTTTCCAGGTGGTGATTCTGTCCGATACCTTCTATGAGTTTTCCCAGCCGCTGATGCGCCAGCTGGGCTTCCCCACGCTGCTGTGCCACCGCCTGGTCACCGACGACAGCGGCCGGGTGACCGGTTACCAGCTGCGCCAGAAAGACCCCAAGCGCCAGTCGGTGCTGGCCTTCAAGAGCCTGTACTACCGGGTGATCGCGGCAGGGGATTCGTACAACGACACCAGCATGCTCGGCGAGGCCGACGCCGGCATTCTGTTCCATGCCCCGGATAACGTGATTCGCGAGTTCCCGCAGTTCCCGGCGGTGCATAGCTTTGCCGAGTTGAAGCAGGAATTCCTCACGGCGTCGAACCGTGAGTTGAGCCTGTAGGTTCGCGGCGCAGCTATCGCGGGCAAGCCTCGCTCCTACAGGTCCGCGCCGTAACCCGTAGGAGCGAGCGGGCGGCGATCCGACTTTCCCGCGATACTTTTAAAGGCTCTGCAAGGTCTCCAGCAGCACCTTCACCTTGGTGATGGACTCCTGATACTCGGCCTGCCAGTCCGAGTCCGCGACAATCCCGCCACCGCCCCAGCAGCAGACCTGCCCGTCCTTGACCAGCAGGCTGCGGATGGCGATCGAACTGTCCATCTCGCCACGCACATCCAGGTACAGCAACGAACCGCAATACAGCCCGCGTCGAGTCGGCTCCAGTTCGTCGATGATCTGCATGGCGCGGATCTTCGGCGCGCCGGTGATCGAGCCGCCGGGGAAGCTGCCGGCGATCAGGTCCAGAGCGTCCTTGTCGTCCGCCAGCTCACCGGTGACGCTGCTCACCAGGTGATGCACGTTCGGGTAGCTTTCCAGGCTGAACAGCTCCGGCACCCGCACCGAGCCGATGCGGCAGGTGCGGCCCAGGTCGTTGCGCAGCAGGTCGACGATCATCAGGTTTTCCGCGCGGTCCTTGGGGCTGGCCAGCAGTTCGGCGGCGTTCGCCGCGTCTTCGGCGGCATCCTGGCTGCGTGGGCGGGTGCCCTTGATCGGTCGGGTTTCCACCTGGCGCTCACTGATCCGCACGAAGCGTTCCGGCGACAGGCTGAGTACCGCGCCACCTTCCGGCAGGCTCTGGAACCCGGAAAAAGGCGTCGGGCAGGCCGCGCGCAGTGCGCAGTAGGCGCTCCATGGATCGCCGACGCAGGGCGCGCGAAAGCGCTGGGCGAAGTTGACCTGATAGCAGTCGCCGGCCTGGATGTACGCCTGGATACGCTCGAACGCCTGTTGATACTGCGCGGCGCTGAGGTCGGGGCGCATCGGCCCGCTGAGCTTGAAGCTGCCGTCGGTGCTGGCTGGCGCCTGGCTGAACAGGGCGATCAGGCGCTGGCGTTCGGCGGCGGCAAGGGCCGGGTGGAACACCAGTTGGCTGGTGCACTGCTGATGGTCGCTGATCAGTACCCAGTCGTAGAGGCCGAAGCGCGCATCGGGCAGCTGCAGGTCGTCCAGGGCCTGGCTGGGCAAGCGTTCCAGGTGGCGTCCGAAGTCGTAGCTCAGGTAACCGATCAGCCCGCCGGCGAAGGGCAGTTGGTAAGGCGCGGGGATCGCCGCCTGGCCCAGTTGATCCAGGTTGAGCCGCAGGCGTTGCAGGAAATCTTCGCCGCTTTCGTCCTTGAGGACGGCCAGCTGGGTCCGTGGCCAGGCGCTGAGCAGGTCGTAGCGGCCGCGCTCGGCACTGGGCCGGCCGCTGTCGAGCAGGACGGCACCAGGGGCATGGCGGATCGCCGCGAAATACTCGGCGGGGTTGGGGCGATAGGGCAGCGGGTGTACGGAGCAGGTCGACATGCGGGGTGGATCAGCCATCGGAGGAGCGCGGCTGGCGATTGTAGTCCTCTCAAGGATTTGCTCCTAGTGGGGATGTCGGGGATTGCCCGGTTTACGACGCATCGCACTGTAGCCGCTGCCGCAGGCCGCGATAGGACCGAAGGTCCTCCAGCGCTTTTAAAGGCCGCGCCCGCTTTGTGGTCGGGCGCAGCCTGCGGTAGCGGCTACAGGTCGATGCCGGTGGATCAGCCTTCCACCGCCGGGATATGGCCGAACAGGTCCTGGGCAAACTGCACGCGCTGCTCGACGGTTTCGCTGATGCCACGGGCCTTCAGTTCTCCCAGGTGCGCTTCGACCGCATGGGTGCGCTGGGTCAGGCCGCAGTCGTTGGCGATCTGGATGTTCAGGCCGGGGCGGGCGTTGAGCTCGAGGATCAGCGGGCCCTTTTCCTGGTCCAGCACCATGTCGACCCCGATGTAGCCCAGGCCGCACAACTCGTAACACCCGGCCGCCAGCTTCATGAAGCCGTCCCAGTAGGGCAGTTGCACGCCATCCACCGCATTGGTGGTGTCCGGGTGCTTGGCGATGATGTTGTTCAGCCAGGTGCCACGCAGGGTCAGGCCGGTGGCCAGGTCGACGCCGACGCCGATGGCGCCCTGGTGCAGGTTGGCCTTGCCGCCGGACTGGCGGGTCGGCAGGCGCAGCATGGCCATCACCGGGTAGCCCATGAGCACGATGATGCGGATGTCCGGCACGCCTTCGTAGCTGATGCTCTTGAAGATCTGGTCCGGGGTTACCCGGTATTCGATCAGCGCCCGGTCACGGTGGCCGCCCAGGGAGTAGAGGCCGGTGAGGATGCTGGAAATCTGGTGCTCGATTTCCTCATGGCTGATGATCTTGCCCGACACCGTGCGGTAGCGGCCTTCGAAACGGTCGGCGATCACCAGGATGCCGTCGCCGCCGGCGCCTTGCGCCGGCTTGATCACGAAGTCGTTGCGCCCGCCGATGATCTCGTCGAGCTTGTCGATTTCCTTCTCGGTTGAGATCACGCCGTACAGTTCCGGCACATGGATGCCGGCCTCGATCGCGCGTTCCTTGGTGATGATCTTGTCGTCGACGATCGGGTACAGGCTGCGCTTGTTGTACTTGAGTACGTAGTCCGCGTTACGCCGATTGATCCCCATGATGCCCCGGGCTTCCAGGGCCTTCCAGGTCTTCCACAGGCCGAACATTACGAATCAGCCTTGACGAAGGCTTTGAAACGGATCAGCTCGGTCAGGCGGTAGCCGCGGTAGCGACCCATCGCCAGCATGAAGCCCACTAGGATCAGCAGCATCGCCGGGAAGGTGAAGACGAAGTAGATCAACTCCGGCACGCTCATGATCAGGTGGGCCAGGGAGGCGGCGAACAGCGTGCCGATGGCGACTTTCATCGCATGGCCGGCGCCACGTTCTTCCCAGGTGATCGACAGGCGTTCGATGGTCATGGTCAGGATCACCATCGGGAACAGGGCGACCGACAGGCCGCGTTCCAGGCCGAGCTTGTGGCTGAACAGGCTGATGGCGGCGATCAGCACCACGACGAAGGTCAGCACCACCGACAGCCGCGGCAGCATCTGCAGCTTCAGGTGTTCCAGGTAGGACCTGAGCGACAGCCCGAGCGCGGTGATCACGGTGAACAGCACGATGCCGAAGCCCAGCTGGGTTTCGCGGAAGGCCAGGGCGATCAGCACCGGGGTGAAGGTGCCCAGGGTCTGCAGGCCGATCAGGTTGCGCAGCACCAGGATCACCAGCACGCCGATCGGGATCATCACCATGATCATGAAGGTCTGTTGGGTCTGCAGCGGCAGGCCGTACAGCGAGTATTCGAGGAAGTTGGCGTCGGTGTTCTCGTCGGTCAGCTTGGCCAGGCGAATGGCGTTCATTTCGCTGTTGTTCAGGCTGAAGGTGACGGTGGCTTTCTTGCCGCCATCGACGGTGATCAGGTTGTCGTCACCGATCCACCACAGCAGGCGGTCGCTGGGCAGGCCCTGTTCGCCGGTTTCCGGGTTGAAGTACAGCCAGTCGGTACCGTTGAAGCTGCGCAGCCACAGTTCCGGAGCCTGCGGCTGGTCGGCCACCAGGCGAATGGTGTGGACCTTTTCCATCGGTACGTGGGCGATGGACAGCAGCAGGTCGACGATCTTGGCCTTGTTCGCCGGCGACGGATCGCCCGCCAGGAGCATCTTGGCGTTGTCGTCGTTGCTGTTGTTGACCCGCTTGATGGCTTCGCTGATGAAGGTCTCGACGTCGGCCGAGTGCTGGCGGATCGGCGCGAGCAGGGCTTCGGCGGCGATCTTTTCCGGGCCTTCGACGGCGATGCTGTCGCGGAAGGTCGGGCCCTTGATCTTGGCTTTTTCCGCGGTGTAGCGCTTGGTCAGGACCAGGCGGTAGTAGAGGGTCTGGTTGCCCTTGGCGCGGCGTGCCGACCAGGTGACCTTGCGGTTGCCGTCGACGCGGTTCACCGCCACCCCGTAGTTATTGGAGATGAAACTCTCGTTCAGGCTGACGTAATCGCGGCTCAGCGGCGGCACGAACATCTGGATCTTGATCGGGTCCTTGGCGTTGGCGACGAATTCGACCTTGGCGTCGATGTTCCACAGGTCGTCGGTGGCGTCTTCGGTCACCGGGATGCCGAGCACGAAAATCTGATAGGCCGTGATCGAGATGCCCAGCACCACCAGGATGGCGATCAGGATTTTCAGATGGAGGGTAAGAGAGCGCATTGGAGTTACTCTGCGGTATGAGCGTCGGTGGCGCAGGCAGGTTTGCCAGCAGCGTATTTAAGACTGGGGTCGACCAGTGCATCGAAGCGCTTGAGCGCTTCGGAGCCGATCAAGAGCGGGTATTGGAATGCACTGCGGTCGGTCAAGTTCACTTCTATGCTGCGCAGGGCTCCGCCCATGCAGATATCCAGCTCGATGACCGGGCGCGCGGTGTACTTCTTGTTGTTTTCCTCATCGGGGTCGTAGTCGCCGGCGCGGCGCTTGATCTTGCTGACGCGGGCCAGCGGACGTTCGATGGGGTGGGAATGGGCGGCGTCGATGGCCAGGTAGAAGCGTACCCAGGACTCGCCATTGCGCTTGAAGCGCTTGATATCGCGGGCGCTGAGGGAGGCGGTCTTGGCGCCGGTGTCGAGCTTGGCGGCGACTTCCAGGTCGATCCCGGACAGCCTGGCGTATTCATTCAGACCGTAAACGGTCTTGCCGGCGGCGGCACTCAGGCCCGGCAGGCCGAGCAGGCAGAACAGTATGGAGAAGGCCTTGAGTCTCATAGATCCTGGTGCGTTGCATGGGTTCTTCAGTTCAAGGCGACTGGCATTGCTGCGCAAGCTCCCTCGTGTGCTGCCTTATTAATGTGACAGGCAAATGCGGGCGGCATTCTAGCATGCTGGTTTTATGGCGCCAGCGGCGGGGCGGGGGCTTTTGTGCCGGTTTGGTGCAAAGGGTTATTAGACGATTGTCGACAATATCTATTTTTACTTTGACTGCATGGCTTGTATTGGCTAGTTTTTGTCGCATTGATTTTCAAGGTGTCGACAATATGCTGGATCAGCTCGATCCCCC harbors:
- the pabB gene encoding aminodeoxychorismate synthase component I, which gives rise to MSTCSVHPLPYRPNPAEYFAAIRHAPGAVLLDSGRPSAERGRYDLLSAWPRTQLAVLKDESGEDFLQRLRLNLDQLGQAAIPAPYQLPFAGGLIGYLSYDFGRHLERLPSQALDDLQLPDARFGLYDWVLISDHQQCTSQLVFHPALAAAERQRLIALFSQAPASTDGSFKLSGPMRPDLSAAQYQQAFERIQAYIQAGDCYQVNFAQRFRAPCVGDPWSAYCALRAACPTPFSGFQSLPEGGAVLSLSPERFVRISERQVETRPIKGTRPRSQDAAEDAANAAELLASPKDRAENLMIVDLLRNDLGRTCRIGSVRVPELFSLESYPNVHHLVSSVTGELADDKDALDLIAGSFPGGSITGAPKIRAMQIIDELEPTRRGLYCGSLLYLDVRGEMDSSIAIRSLLVKDGQVCCWGGGGIVADSDWQAEYQESITKVKVLLETLQSL
- the rloB gene encoding osmotic stress tolerance membrane protein RloB is translated as MRSLTLHLKILIAILVVLGISITAYQIFVLGIPVTEDATDDLWNIDAKVEFVANAKDPIKIQMFVPPLSRDYVSLNESFISNNYGVAVNRVDGNRKVTWSARRAKGNQTLYYRLVLTKRYTAEKAKIKGPTFRDSIAVEGPEKIAAEALLAPIRQHSADVETFISEAIKRVNNSNDDNAKMLLAGDPSPANKAKIVDLLLSIAHVPMEKVHTIRLVADQPQAPELWLRSFNGTDWLYFNPETGEQGLPSDRLLWWIGDDNLITVDGGKKATVTFSLNNSEMNAIRLAKLTDENTDANFLEYSLYGLPLQTQQTFMIMVMIPIGVLVILVLRNLIGLQTLGTFTPVLIALAFRETQLGFGIVLFTVITALGLSLRSYLEHLKLQMLPRLSVVLTFVVVLIAAISLFSHKLGLERGLSVALFPMVILTMTIERLSITWEERGAGHAMKVAIGTLFAASLAHLIMSVPELIYFVFTFPAMLLILVGFMLAMGRYRGYRLTELIRFKAFVKADS
- a CDS encoding phosphoadenylyl-sulfate reductase; translated protein: MSPSFNVAELAATYAQKSAQDILKLAFAEFGDDLWISFSGAEDVVLVDMAWKLNKNVKVFSLDTGRLHPETYRFIEQVREHYKIDIEVVSPDHAKLDPFVKEKGLFSFYKDGHGECCGIRKIEPLRRKLSTVSAWATGQRRDQSPGTRSQVAVLEIDSAFSTPERTLYKFNPLAQMTSEEIWGYIRMLELPYNSLHERGFISIGCEPCTRPVLPNQHEREGRWWWEEATQKECGLHAGNIISKG
- a CDS encoding alpha-L-glutamate ligase-like protein, which encodes MFGLWKTWKALEARGIMGINRRNADYVLKYNKRSLYPIVDDKIITKERAIEAGIHVPELYGVISTEKEIDKLDEIIGGRNDFVIKPAQGAGGDGILVIADRFEGRYRTVSGKIISHEEIEHQISSILTGLYSLGGHRDRALIEYRVTPDQIFKSISYEGVPDIRIIVLMGYPVMAMLRLPTRQSGGKANLHQGAIGVGVDLATGLTLRGTWLNNIIAKHPDTTNAVDGVQLPYWDGFMKLAAGCYELCGLGYIGVDMVLDQEKGPLILELNARPGLNIQIANDCGLTQRTHAVEAHLGELKARGISETVEQRVQFAQDLFGHIPAVEG
- the rloA gene encoding retropepsin-like aspartic peptidase RloA; translated protein: MRLKAFSILFCLLGLPGLSAAAGKTVYGLNEYARLSGIDLEVAAKLDTGAKTASLSARDIKRFKRNGESWVRFYLAIDAAHSHPIERPLARVSKIKRRAGDYDPDEENNKKYTARPVIELDICMGGALRSIEVNLTDRSAFQYPLLIGSEALKRFDALVDPSLKYAAGKPACATDAHTAE
- a CDS encoding NCS1 family nucleobase:cation symporter-1, with translation MRTSLANNIALDLPSSHANLDPGTAATVDLSPRLHNRDLAPTKVEGRRWGGYSIFALWTNDVHNIANYSFAIGLYALGLGGWQILLSLGIGAALVYFFMNLSGYMGQKTGVPFPVISRISFGIHGAQIPALIRAVIAIAWFGIQTYLASVVFRVLLTAIHPGFADYDHNSILGLSSLGWVCFVAIWLVQLAILAYGMEMVRRYEAFAGPVILVTVAALAAWMFTQANARIAWSIHEPLSGGEMWRQIFAGGALWLAIYGTLILNFCDFARSSPCRRTIKVGNFWGLPVNILVFAAITVLLCGAQFQINGKIIESPTEIIASIPNTFFLVLGCLAFLIVTVAVNIMANFVAPAFVLSNLAPKYLTFRRAGLISATIAVLILPWNLYNSPLVIVYFLSGLGALLGPLYGVIMVDYWLLRKGRINVPELYSEHPQGAYFYSRGVNLRAVAAFIPSALIAIVLALVPGFASISPFSWLIGAGIAGLLYLIIAKRQPHYADVSGESIAVDNVCH
- the thrH gene encoding bifunctional phosphoserine phosphatase/homoserine phosphotransferase ThrH, translating into MEIACLDLEGVLVPEIWIAFAEKTGIESLKATTRDIPDYDVLMKQRLRILDEHGLKLSDIQEVIATLKPLDGAIEFVDWLRERFQVVILSDTFYEFSQPLMRQLGFPTLLCHRLVTDDSGRVTGYQLRQKDPKRQSVLAFKSLYYRVIAAGDSYNDTSMLGEADAGILFHAPDNVIREFPQFPAVHSFAELKQEFLTASNRELSL